One window of the Xenopus tropicalis strain Nigerian chromosome 10, UCB_Xtro_10.0, whole genome shotgun sequence genome contains the following:
- the tvp23b gene encoding Golgi apparatus membrane protein TVP23 homolog B yields MLRQDSNDETEDVSLFDAEDEGTRAAKKKKIRHPIASFFHLFFRISAVLVYMLSGFSSSFIACMVTIILLLSCDFWVVKNITGRLMVGLRWWNQVDDDGKSHWVYESRKAAQGKKSNSEAESRIFWLGLISCPIIWVIFAFSSLLSFNLKWLAVVIMGVTLQGANLYGYIKCKVGSRKNLGSIATNYFGTQFLRQTFSRENPAES; encoded by the exons ATGCTGCGGCAG GACAGCAATGACGAGACAGAAGACGTTTCCCTGTTTGATGCTGAAGACGAAGGAACTAGGGCTGCAAAGAAGAAGAAGATAAG gcACCccatcgcttccttcttccatctGTTTTTTCGGATCAGCGCAGTCCTGGTGTACATGCTCTCTGGGTTTAGCAGCAGTTTCATTGCCTGCATGGTGACCATCATATTACTCTTGTCCTGTGACTTCTGGGTTGTGAAG AACATAACAGGGAGGCTGATGGTGGGCCTGCGGTGGTGGAACCAGGTGGATGATGACGGGAAGAGTCATTGGGTGTATGAATCCAGGAAG GCAGCTCAAGGAAAGAAATCCAACTCCGAAGCAGAATCCCGAATCTTCTGGTTGGGGCTCATCTCCTGCCCCATCATTTGGGTCATCTTCGCCTTCAGCTCCCTCTTATCCTTCAACTTGAAATGGCTG GCTGTAGTTATCATGGGGGTAACACTGCAGGGGGCAAATCTGTATGGATATATCAAGTGCAAAGTTGGAAGTCGCAAGAATCTCGGCAGCATCGCTACCAATTACTTCGGCACCCAGTTCCTCAGACAG ACCTTTTCCAGAGAGAACCCAGCAGAATCTTGA
- the cdrt1 gene encoding CMT1A duplicated region transcript 1 protein has product MKQHRIMGMMEVCEYRLLSSPVLRCAKVPMCQRCETCLLSRRHAQTKEWLGRASDASHRRFLFGVIRRLQSLELLQYLEKVLRPTLGKDFTYSRSRINPSLRQDLGTSGSDRALNRRLLLQFMLETWEWLKHAPYWSKANYTLLLLQMCPPNLVHSAANLIHVLIMQEMHPHTRKAVTPMGHSRATGQDGTQGPDQAVSSDDPSIMMVPTSFKSTSGVSLYKDFICCLPVHLSKRILGFLNKKSLFSCLFVSQYWYYLIKETLQDLDAERLVRNEAMILQGTSYKGVSISYAKIRSVPVPKVGEGGNTINAVERKFYQETKTGESLEAAYIDTETTSVPLEERNLFCGSYNVLILTGQGDHHRVIHFDGGRLVAVGSVDRKVKLFDLVEMKQVPPLIHGHAGSIRRVFLCEERGFLFSGGFDLSIRQWAVESGVCMRIFHGHMKTITSLDVEEDLLVSGAKDCHVKVWNIPTGKCLRTFKHKDPVLCVRIKERYVVSGCEKGLVKLWHMDSATLIKTLTGHSGPIKCLSFDQWHLISGSADGYAIAWSMMGNFQKRLCTFRHPKEVLCMEFLYLRVITGCADGKIRVFNFLNGDCLRVMRANSRADPVMSLCIRDNRMVINTPASIMIFQFEEVSWDYSQASERVDVLKERDKFKSAPLRVRPYSYVRAQRMKRVGSSNVKMYQQQEEEVNREGTSRLSHHARSLSAKSMKRAQDLHQESLKPVTWPELRNFRRSFAYIDLQPEFYKKSPSASWPRTAPRGSPEPISRESTATELKARDDSDAESGYGSPGRKSALSVSESATLERIRKRGPHSAMNPDQILLKVGAMNYTQRSDQLAWNGEYNAMVRDAWGPQMSPQEPQKRFSDSQLKERRKDNAVTRLERIESSAEIKTTVTPFELRKLSLKLKESLHGSETPSSIPPPVLLRAQTSLNRKKRVALPRRTASAVESGVKQIGKYTSCESIQPVKMVMGQRERPPQRKRAPERAVTVNPYREKSGFQLLTVQQMKEYEAEKVAQYQTAEAHVQANRDQESRKAWLRKIKGKNIDHFTKEGKIAAPELGPNVFL; this is encoded by the exons ATGAAACAGCACAGGATCATGGGAATGATGGAAGTGTGTGAGTACAGGCTGCTCAGTAGCCCGGTCCTACGCTGTGCCAAGGTGCCAATGTGCCAGCGCTGTGAGACTTGCCTGCTGAGTAGGAGACATGCCCAGACCAAGGAATGGCTAGGGAGAGCCAGCGACGCCTCCCACAGGAGATTCCTCTTTGGGGTAATTAGGAGGCTGCAGAGCCTGGAACTGCTGCAATACCTAGAGAAGGTGCTGCGGCCAACATTGGGCAAGGACTTCACCTACAGCCGCTCCCGTATAAACCCCAGCCTCAGGCAGGACCTGGGCACCTCCGGCTCCGACAGGGCGCTAAACAGGCGACTTCTGCTGCAATTTATGCTGGAGACTTGGGAATGGCTCAAGCACGCCCCCTACTGGAGCAAAGCAAATTACACACTGCTGCTGCTACAAATGTGCCCCCCAAATCTAGTGCACAGTGCTGCCAATCTGATCCACGTGCTCATCATGCAGGAGATGCACCCCCATACTAGGAAGGCAG TGACGCCTATGGGCCACTCTAGGGCAACGGGGCAAGATGGAACGCAAGGACCGGATCAAGCTGTATCCTCAGATGACCCCTCCATCATGATGGTGCCGACGTCATTTAAGTCAACATCGGGAGTCAGTTTGTACAAAGACTTCATCTGCTGCCTGCCTGTCCATCTGTCCAAGCGCATCCTCG GGTTCCTAAATAAGAAGTCCCTATTCAGTTGCCTGTTTGTATCCCAGTACTGGTACTATCTAATTAAAGAAACCCTGCAGGATCTAGATGCTGAACGATTAGTGCGGAATGAAGCCATGATCCTACAG GGTACGTCCTACAAAGGTGTGAGTATCTCCTATGCCAAAATTCGAAGTGTTCCAGTCCCAAAAGTTGGTGAGGGTGGAAATACCATTAATGCCGTGGAGAGGAAGTTCTACCAGGAAACAAAG ACCGGAGAGAGCCTAGAAGCAGCTTATATTGATACTGAGACAACCTCGGTCCCCTTGGAAGAGAGAAACCTTTTCTGTGGCTCATACAATGTTCTCATACTAACGGGACA AGGAGATCACCACAGAGTGATCCACTTTGATGGAGGGCGGCTCGTTGCCGTTGGCTCAGTCGACCGCAAGGTGAAGCTGTTCGACCTGGTGGAGATGAAGCAAGTGCCCCCACTGATTCATGGGCATGCTGGGAGCATCCGGCGAGTCTTCCTCTGTGAGGAGAGAGGATTTCTGTTCAGCGGGGGGTTTGACTTAAGCATCAG GCAGTGGGCCGTGGAGTCGGGGGTGTGTATGAGAATCTTTCATGGCCACATGAAGACCATCACCAGTCTGGATGTAGAAGAAGATCTGTTGGTTTCTGGTGCTAAAGACTGCCATGTTAAAG TGTGGAATATACCTACAGGCAAGTGCCTGCGCACCTTTAAGCACAAGGATCCCGTTCTGTGTGTGAGAATAAAGGAGCGCTACGTGGTGAGCGGCTGTGAGAAAGGCCTCGTCAAACTGTGGCATATGGACTCCGCTACACTCATCAAG ACTCTGACAGGTCACAGTGGcccaataaaatgcctttccttcgaCCAATGGCATCTGATATCCGGAAGTGCTGATGGCTACGCTATCGCCTGGAGCATGATGGGAAACTTTCAAAAACGTCTTTGCACTTTCAGGCACCCAAA GGAGGTGCTGTGCATGGAATTCCTCTACCTCAGAGTCATCACAGGGTGCGCTGACGGCAAAATCCGGGTGTTTAATTTCCTGAATGGAGATTGTCTAAGAGTAATGAGGGCCAATAGCCGAGCGGATCCGGTGATGTCATTATGTATAAGAGATAACAG AATGGTCATCAATACGCCAGCCAGTATCATGATTTTCCAGTTTGAAGAGGTTTCGTGGGATTACTCGCAGGCATCTGAGCGAGTCGATGTTCTGAAAGAAAGAGACAAGTTTAAGTCGGCTCCTCTCAGGGTCCGGCCGTACAGCTACGTGCGGGCACAGAGGATGAAGCGGGTGGGATCAAGCAATGTAAAGATGTACCAACAGCAGGAAGAAGAAGTAAATAGGGAGGGCACCAGTAGGCTGTCCCACCATGCCAGGAGCCTGTCAGCAAAGAGTATGAAGAGAGCCCAAG ATCTGCACCAGGAATCTCTGAAGCCGGTAACTTGGCCCGAACTGAGGAATTTCCGCAGAAGCTTTGCCTACATTGATCTGCAGCCTGAGTTCTATAAGAAGTCTCCTTCAGCCAGCTGGCCCCGTACGGCCCCCAGAGGCAGCccagagccaatcagcagggaaaGCACAGCAACCGAGCTGAAAGCAAGGGATGATTCAG aTGCTGAATCTGGATATGGTTCCCCTGGGCGCAAGTCCGCCCTCTCCGTAAGTGAGAGCGCAACTCTGGAGCGCATAAGAAAACGCGGACCTCACTCTGCGATGAACCCCGACCAAATACTTCTTAAAGTCGGCGCCATGAACTACACGCAGAGGTCGGACCAACTTGCATGGAATGGCGAATACAATGCAATGGTAAGGGACGCTTGGGGTCCTCAAATGTCCCCCCAGGAGCCCCAGAAAAGATTCTCCGACTCCCAACTAAAGGAAAGGCGGAAAGACAATGCAGTCACGCGTTTGGAGCGGATAGAATCTTCTGCAGAGATAAAAACCACAGTCACTCCGTTTGAGCTGAGAAAGCTGAGCCTCAAGCTGAAGGAGTCCCTTCATGGCTCGGAGACCCCGTCGTCTATTCCGCCTCCCGTTTTACTACGTGCACAAACCAGTTTGAATAGGAAGAAACGCGTCGCGCTCCCCCGGAGGACAGCTTCCGCCGTGGAAAGCGGAGTAAAGCAGATCGGAAAGTACACAAGCTGCGAGTCCATACAGCCGGTGAAAATGGTGATGGGCCAACGTGAGAGACCGCCCCAGAGGAAGAGAGCTCCCGAGAGAGCCGTGACTGTTAATCCCTACAGAGAGAAGAGTGGCTTCCAGCTCCTCACAGTGCAGCAGATGAAGGAATACGAGGCTGAGAAGGTGGCTCAGTACCAGACGGCGGAGGCCCACGTACAGGCCAATAGGGACCAGGAGAGCAGGAAAGCGTGGCTCAGGAAAATCAAAGGGAAAAATATTGATCATTTTACCAAAGAAGGAAAAATTGCAGCTCCGGAGCTTGGACCCAATGTTTTTCTTTGA